Proteins encoded together in one Lathyrus oleraceus cultivar Zhongwan6 chromosome 5, CAAS_Psat_ZW6_1.0, whole genome shotgun sequence window:
- the LOC127082989 gene encoding serine/threonine-protein kinase AFC2 isoform X1 — MDYATEFSMDRRPRKRAKLAWELPQTHSKAPSGMYCGQEFANVTTSYGTLRVLPDQAGLSIKGLAEKGSPQWREDDKDGHYMFALGENLTSRYKILRKIGEGTFGQVLECWDREMREVVAVKVVRSVKKYREAAMLEVDVLQLLGKYDRNGSRCVQIRNWFDYRNHICIVFEMLGPSLYDFLRKNNYRPFPVDLVRELGRQLLESVAFVHDLRLIHTDLKPENILFISPEYVKVPDYKVMFRLPKEGTSYKRLPKSSAIKVIDFGSTAYEHQNHNYIVSTRHYRAPEVILGLGWGFPCDIWSIGCILVELCSGEALFQTHENLEHLAMMERVLGPMPPHMLKRADRPAEKYVRRGRLNWPEGAISRESIKAVLKLPRLPNLVMQHVDHSAGDLLDLLQGLLRFDPMSRMKAHEALRHPFFTGEHYQRY, encoded by the exons ATGGATTACGCTACAGAGTTTTCCATGGATCGTCGTCCTCGAAAAAGGGCTAAATTGGCTTGGGAACTTCCTCAAACCCACTCAAAG GCTCCTTCGGGGATGTATTGTGGACAAGAGTTTGCTAATGTGACAACAAGCTATGGAACACTGAGGGTACTTCCTGACCAAGCTGGTCTATCAATAAAAGGATTGGCGGAAAAAGGCTCTCCCCAATGGCGAGAGGATGATAAAGATGGACATTACATGTTTGCGCTCGGAGAAAATTTAACTTCTCGGT ATAAGATCCTCAGAAAAATCGGTGAAG GGACTTTCGGTCAGGTTTTGGAATGCTGGGATAGAGAAATGAGGGAGGTAGTTGCCGTAAAAGTTGTGAGGAGTGTAAAGAAATACCGTGAAGCAGCAATGTTAGAAGTTGATGTGCTCCAATTGCTCGGGAAGTATGACAGGAATGGCAGTCG CTGTGTTCAAATACGCAACTGGTTTGACTACCGGAACCATATTTGTATT GTATTTGAGATGCTTGGACCAAGCTTATATGATTTTCTCCGGAAGAACAATTATCGCCCGTTTCCAGTTGATCTTGTCCGTGAGCTAGGAAGACAATTGTTGGAAAGTGTAGCAT TTGTACATGATCTGCGCCTCATCCACACTGACTTGAAGCCTGAGAATATACTTTTTATTTCCCCAGAATATGTAAAAGTGCCTGACTACAAG GTTATGTTCCGGTTGCCAAAAGAGGGAACCTCTTATAAAAGACTGCCAAAATCAAGTGCTATTAAGGTTATTGATTTTGGTAGTACTGCTTATGAGCACCAAAATCACAACTATATTGTCTCTACTAGGCATTATAGGGCTCCTGAGGTTATTCTTG GACTTGGTTGGGGTTTTCCTTGTGACATTTGGAGTATTGGTTGCATTTTGGTTGAGTTGTGCTCG GGAGAAGCGTTGTTTCAGACGCATGAGAATTTAGAGCATCTAGCCATGATGGAGAGGGTTTTAGGCCCAATGCCTCCGCACATGTTGAAAAGAGCAGA CCGCCCCGCAGAGAAGTATGTCAGGAGGGGTAGACTAAACTGGCCCGAAGGAGCAATCTCCCGAGAAAGCATCAAAGCTGTCTTGAAACTACCTCGACTTCCT AATCTGGTGATGCAGCATGTGGATCACTCGGCTGGGGATCTTCTTGATCTCTTGCAGGGTCTACTTCGGTTCGACCCCATGAGCAGGATGAAGGCTCATGAAGCACTCAGGCATCCCTTTTTCACTGGGGAGCATTACCAGAGGTATTAA
- the LOC127079772 gene encoding uncharacterized protein LOC127079772 — translation MEKGYFLGTIARNADFCPLIYTNFKELLKDEADPKCHNDRIWKYINTKFNIPERGKKAVFSRINDAWRRHKYSIKRDHFLKYSSMKERLKNRPKSISEYHFKKLLVYWKDNHVQDISKKNAGNRSKQKFMYHVGPTNFARIRAKLRAKKDGEEVTQAEMFIETRKSRKGKQVDGETQFAIDKLQESIENSVEAGTQAFQSLFGKEKPGRMVRNKDDPQDEQDDDLQDDDSLQYNQDDDDLQYDQDDDDLQYDQDDNDFQYDNFQDDDSHEPQHNEYDKDRH, via the exons ATGGAAAAGG GCTATTTCCTTGGAACTATAGCAAGGAATGCAGATTTTTGTCCATTGATTTATACAAATTTCAAAGAGTTGCTTAAAGATGAAGCAGATCCTAAGTGTCATAATGATCGTATTTGGAAATATATTAAT ACGAAGTTCAACATTCCTGAGAGAGGAAAAAAAGCAGTATTTTCTCGAATAAATGATGCTTGGAGACGGCACAAATACTCTATCAAGAGAGATCATTTCCTAAAGTACTCTAGTATGAAGGAAAGATTAAAGAACCGTCCAAAGAGTATATCTGAATATCATTTCAAGAAATTGTTAGTGTATTGGAAAGATAATCATGTTCAG GATATTAGTAAAAAGAATGCAGGTAATAGGAGCAAGCAAAAGTTTATGTATCATGTAGGACCAACAAATTTTGCTAGAATTCGTGCAAAATTG CGAGCAAAAAAGGATGGAGAAGAAGTCACTCAAGCTGAAATGTTTATTGAAACTCGAAAAAGTCGCAAGGGAAAACAAGTGGATGGGGAAACCCAATTTGCTATT GATAAACTTCAAGAATCTATTGAAAACTCAGTTGAAGCTGGAACACAAGCATTTCAATCATTGTTTGGGAAAGAAAAGCCCGGTAGA ATG GTTAGAAACAAAGATGATCCTCAAGATGAACAAGATGATGATCTTCAAGATGACGATAGTCTTCAATATAATCAAGATGATGATGATCTTCAATATGATCAAGATGATGATGATCTTCAATATGATCAAGATGATAATGATTTTCAATATGATAATTTTCAAGATGATGATTCTCATGAACCTCAACACAATGAATATGATAAAGACCGCCATTGA
- the LOC127079773 gene encoding uncharacterized protein LOC127079773 — protein sequence MLNKTTSPSSSSSPESPPYYNISTNTEPSDPPSPTLAQLQTRVLASQQPTQSIPEPGVTSSPIEEPNTTTYDPPPSEITHAETQPPNSDIPPPNTFAEPQTPTPNLSPPTSPPIASEPENTLPTLEEAIMGLSEQVCNDFIRDSKIRLQERLAREAEERARKEAKEKDKQEELQRIKEAEAKALADVAEAKAQAKAAAEAEAYLAEESATRVEPDALTQGESSTFVPLVLKTLEDLQKEQKEVRARLDQ from the exons ATGCTAAACAAAACAACCTCaccctcttcatcttcttctccagAATCACCCCCCTACTATAACATTTCCACAAATACTGAACCATCTGACCCTCCCTCTCCAACTCTGGCTCAGCTCCAAACACGTGTTCTGGCCTCCCAACAGCCAACACAATCCATACCTGAACCAGGAGTCACCTCATCACCCATAGAAGAACCAAACACAACCACATATGACCCTCCACCATCTGAAATAACTCACGCTGAAACTCAACCACCCAACTCTGACATACCCCCACCAAATACATTcgctgaaccacaaactcccacacccaacctaagccctcccacttctccacCCATAGCCTCTGAACCTGAAAACACCCTTCCAACCCTTGAGGAAGCAATaatg ggcctctctgaacaagtctgcaacgacttcatcagagactCTAAGATCAGACTACAGGAGcgcctagccagagaagctgaggagcgaGCCCGCAAAGAAGCAAAAGAGAAAGACAAGCAAGAAGAACTGCAAAGGAtcaaggaagctgaagccaaagctctagctgatgtCGCTGAAGCTAAAGCACAAGCCAAAGCTGCCGCTGAAGCTGAAGCATACCTTGCTGAAGAGTCTGCCACCAGGGTAGAACCagatgctctgactcagggggagtcctccactTTTGTCCCTCTGGTTCTAAAGACTCTGGAAGATCTTCAGAAAGAacagaaggaagtccgagccagattggatcaatAG
- the LOC127082989 gene encoding serine/threonine-protein kinase AFC1 isoform X2: MREVVAVKVVRSVKKYREAAMLEVDVLQLLGKYDRNGSRCVQIRNWFDYRNHICIVFEMLGPSLYDFLRKNNYRPFPVDLVRELGRQLLESVAFVHDLRLIHTDLKPENILFISPEYVKVPDYKVMFRLPKEGTSYKRLPKSSAIKVIDFGSTAYEHQNHNYIVSTRHYRAPEVILGLGWGFPCDIWSIGCILVELCSGEALFQTHENLEHLAMMERVLGPMPPHMLKRADRPAEKYVRRGRLNWPEGAISRESIKAVLKLPRLPNLVMQHVDHSAGDLLDLLQGLLRFDPMSRMKAHEALRHPFFTGEHYQRY; encoded by the exons ATGAGGGAGGTAGTTGCCGTAAAAGTTGTGAGGAGTGTAAAGAAATACCGTGAAGCAGCAATGTTAGAAGTTGATGTGCTCCAATTGCTCGGGAAGTATGACAGGAATGGCAGTCG CTGTGTTCAAATACGCAACTGGTTTGACTACCGGAACCATATTTGTATT GTATTTGAGATGCTTGGACCAAGCTTATATGATTTTCTCCGGAAGAACAATTATCGCCCGTTTCCAGTTGATCTTGTCCGTGAGCTAGGAAGACAATTGTTGGAAAGTGTAGCAT TTGTACATGATCTGCGCCTCATCCACACTGACTTGAAGCCTGAGAATATACTTTTTATTTCCCCAGAATATGTAAAAGTGCCTGACTACAAG GTTATGTTCCGGTTGCCAAAAGAGGGAACCTCTTATAAAAGACTGCCAAAATCAAGTGCTATTAAGGTTATTGATTTTGGTAGTACTGCTTATGAGCACCAAAATCACAACTATATTGTCTCTACTAGGCATTATAGGGCTCCTGAGGTTATTCTTG GACTTGGTTGGGGTTTTCCTTGTGACATTTGGAGTATTGGTTGCATTTTGGTTGAGTTGTGCTCG GGAGAAGCGTTGTTTCAGACGCATGAGAATTTAGAGCATCTAGCCATGATGGAGAGGGTTTTAGGCCCAATGCCTCCGCACATGTTGAAAAGAGCAGA CCGCCCCGCAGAGAAGTATGTCAGGAGGGGTAGACTAAACTGGCCCGAAGGAGCAATCTCCCGAGAAAGCATCAAAGCTGTCTTGAAACTACCTCGACTTCCT AATCTGGTGATGCAGCATGTGGATCACTCGGCTGGGGATCTTCTTGATCTCTTGCAGGGTCTACTTCGGTTCGACCCCATGAGCAGGATGAAGGCTCATGAAGCACTCAGGCATCCCTTTTTCACTGGGGAGCATTACCAGAGGTATTAA